One Micromonospora sp. FIMYZ51 genomic window carries:
- a CDS encoding DNRLRE domain-containing protein has product MTVPRLISPLVRTRTRLTLTGVLLAALTAALLPGWPGAEPRQAVVAAPPPAPRDEIMARDEARRTGNEVLVETATTATTMTWALPTGQLRTTIHATPQRVRDDAGRWVPVDNTLTHVTDGHDGLHIRPVNPPAPVRLFGGTPGDTGDSGGSGGSGGTGGSGGAGETVLAELELDGHTIAYTWPGPLPQPVLDGPRALYPEVLAGVDLLVVVRDDGAVAQLLIVKNRAAAAAPAVQALEYGLRSETLHFRRDATTGGVQALDPASGTEVGTIPTPFAWDSAGRDPEAPEAGPRTAVDTPADVLRLSGLAGSEPGARHAQIPTRLDGTGTGNARLHLDAAATGLLTDDETLFPVFLDPTLKSGRQAWATVYKQHPNTNTWNGTNFNSGTTDARVGYEQQTPLTARSFWRMGFSTTMKGADVSSASFKVYNNHSWNCTARQMELWQTAAISSGTTWNKQPTWQVSQDKKSFAYGYNTNCNEDYASFNVQKAAQAAANAGASNVTLGMRATSESDTLTWRKFQISKSELSVTYNQPPGEPTNGKTSPGGNCVAAPGSVTVARTNLVISAKAVDKDGNLKSLRFRFWKTGATVPSGTLRTPDSTGLASLTIPAAELEDQATYSWDVRAEDEVGAVSSYFPPGSEPCRVKIDATAPPAPDVSSDVWLEATEDGATWATVDFGGTGAIRFSATGAVRFTYSFESIATESVNATNGVATVPNLRPRHAGPTTLQVYAYDAVGNRSARTDYSFYVPPRASGDGPGDVTGDGVPDLILVDNNGNLRSYAGDRPAEGTGPDNGELYGWVYASYDNAGTLNPPGHWWNPTTGKAALITKHSDAYPGDGITDLFARTPDGGFWLYPGDGYGSFNVDKRLRIMLPANAPNPSTWTQIKALGDITGDKRPDLALRSGAEFWVLSGYTGAAFTEATLMNHDAWARRDVINIIDIDLDGTPDLLWRNLDAGTMYIRHGRPGAVAGSVDLNSLKLAANSRDGDVSYGTNWTEASIGVVVSIPDVNRDGIPDMWVRYESNGNMHIYHPTKTNTGQSKKVVLSANWRLYHAFG; this is encoded by the coding sequence GTGACCGTGCCTCGCCTGATCAGCCCGCTTGTGCGTACTCGCACCAGGCTGACCCTCACCGGCGTCCTGTTGGCCGCACTCACCGCCGCCCTGCTGCCAGGGTGGCCCGGAGCCGAACCACGGCAGGCGGTCGTCGCCGCCCCGCCGCCTGCCCCACGCGACGAGATCATGGCCCGCGACGAAGCCCGCCGCACCGGCAACGAGGTGCTCGTGGAGACCGCCACCACGGCCACCACGATGACCTGGGCCCTGCCCACCGGCCAGCTGCGCACCACGATCCACGCCACCCCACAGCGGGTACGGGACGACGCGGGCCGCTGGGTACCTGTCGACAACACGCTTACCCACGTCACCGACGGCCACGACGGACTCCACATCCGCCCGGTCAATCCGCCGGCACCGGTGCGCCTCTTCGGCGGCACCCCCGGCGATACCGGAGACAGCGGCGGCAGCGGCGGCAGCGGCGGCACCGGCGGTAGCGGGGGTGCCGGCGAGACCGTGCTCGCCGAGCTGGAACTCGACGGCCACACCATCGCGTACACCTGGCCCGGTCCGCTGCCGCAGCCGGTGCTGGACGGCCCCCGCGCGCTCTACCCCGAGGTGCTGGCCGGCGTGGACCTGCTGGTGGTGGTCCGTGACGACGGCGCCGTCGCCCAGCTCCTGATCGTCAAGAACCGGGCCGCCGCCGCCGCGCCGGCCGTCCAGGCCCTGGAGTACGGGCTGCGCTCCGAGACGCTGCACTTCCGTCGCGACGCGACCACCGGTGGCGTACAGGCGCTGGACCCGGCCAGCGGCACCGAGGTCGGCACGATTCCCACCCCGTTCGCCTGGGACTCCGCCGGCCGCGACCCGGAGGCTCCCGAGGCCGGGCCGCGTACCGCCGTGGACACCCCCGCCGACGTGCTGCGGCTCTCCGGCCTCGCCGGCAGCGAACCGGGCGCGCGGCACGCGCAGATCCCGACCCGGCTCGACGGCACGGGCACCGGCAACGCGCGGCTGCACCTGGACGCCGCCGCGACCGGCCTGCTCACCGACGACGAGACCCTCTTCCCGGTCTTCCTCGATCCGACGCTGAAGAGTGGCCGCCAGGCCTGGGCCACCGTCTACAAGCAGCACCCGAACACGAACACCTGGAACGGCACCAACTTCAACTCGGGCACCACCGACGCCCGGGTGGGCTACGAGCAGCAGACGCCGCTGACCGCCCGCTCCTTCTGGCGGATGGGGTTCAGCACCACCATGAAGGGCGCCGACGTCAGCTCGGCCAGTTTCAAGGTGTACAACAACCACTCCTGGAACTGCACGGCCCGCCAGATGGAGCTGTGGCAGACCGCCGCCATCTCCTCCGGCACCACCTGGAACAAGCAGCCGACGTGGCAGGTCTCGCAGGACAAGAAGTCCTTCGCGTACGGCTACAACACCAACTGCAACGAGGACTACGCCTCCTTCAACGTCCAGAAGGCAGCCCAGGCCGCCGCCAACGCCGGTGCCTCGAACGTCACCCTGGGCATGCGGGCCACAAGCGAATCCGACACCCTCACCTGGCGCAAGTTCCAGATCAGCAAGTCAGAGCTGTCGGTCACCTACAACCAGCCGCCGGGGGAGCCGACGAACGGCAAGACCTCCCCCGGTGGGAACTGCGTGGCCGCACCCGGCAGCGTCACGGTGGCCCGGACCAACCTGGTCATCTCCGCCAAGGCGGTCGACAAGGACGGCAACCTGAAGTCGCTGCGGTTCCGCTTCTGGAAGACCGGTGCCACCGTGCCGTCGGGCACCCTGCGCACCCCCGACAGCACCGGCCTGGCCAGCCTGACCATCCCCGCCGCGGAGCTGGAGGACCAGGCCACCTACTCGTGGGACGTACGGGCCGAGGACGAGGTCGGCGCCGTGTCGAGCTACTTCCCGCCGGGTAGCGAACCGTGCCGGGTCAAGATCGACGCCACGGCGCCACCGGCTCCGGACGTGAGCAGCGATGTCTGGCTGGAGGCCACCGAGGATGGCGCCACCTGGGCGACCGTGGACTTCGGCGGGACCGGGGCCATCCGGTTCAGCGCCACCGGGGCGGTCCGGTTCACCTACTCCTTCGAGAGCATCGCCACCGAGTCCGTGAATGCCACCAACGGCGTGGCCACGGTGCCCAACCTGAGGCCGCGGCACGCCGGCCCCACCACCCTTCAGGTGTACGCCTACGACGCGGTCGGCAACCGCAGCGCCCGGACCGACTACTCGTTCTACGTGCCGCCCCGCGCCTCCGGCGACGGCCCCGGCGACGTCACCGGTGACGGAGTTCCGGACCTGATCCTCGTGGACAACAACGGGAATCTGCGCAGCTACGCGGGCGACCGCCCGGCGGAAGGGACCGGGCCCGACAACGGTGAGCTGTACGGCTGGGTGTACGCCTCGTACGACAACGCCGGCACCCTGAACCCGCCCGGTCACTGGTGGAACCCGACCACCGGCAAGGCCGCGTTGATCACCAAGCACTCCGACGCGTACCCGGGCGACGGCATCACCGACCTGTTCGCCCGTACGCCCGACGGCGGATTCTGGCTCTACCCCGGCGACGGGTACGGCAGCTTCAACGTCGACAAGCGGCTACGCATCATGCTGCCGGCCAACGCGCCGAACCCGTCGACCTGGACGCAGATCAAGGCGCTCGGCGACATCACCGGCGACAAGCGGCCCGACCTGGCGCTGCGCTCCGGCGCGGAGTTCTGGGTACTGTCCGGCTACACCGGGGCCGCCTTCACGGAGGCGACCCTGATGAACCACGACGCCTGGGCCCGCCGCGACGTGATCAACATCATCGACATCGATCTGGACGGCACGCCCGACCTGCTCTGGCGCAACCTGGACGCCGGCACCATGTACATCCGGCACGGCCGGCCGGGCGCGGTCGCCGGCAGCGTCGACCTGAACTCGCTGAAACTCGCCGCCAACAGTCGCGACGGCGACGTCTCCTACGGCACGAACTGGACCGAGGCGAGTATCGGCGTCGTCGTCAGCATCCCCGACGTCAACCGCGACGGGATCCCCGACATGTGGGTCCGTTACGAGTCGAACGGGAACATGCACATCTACCACCCGACCAAGACCAACACCGGACAGTCGAAGAAGGTCGTCCTCTCCGCCAACTGGCGGCTCTACCACGCCTTCGGCTGA
- a CDS encoding ricin-type beta-trefoil lectin domain protein, which yields MRGTGLLARRWVRPTRTAFVLTLSTVMAVTSLPAAAFAIPAPGMSRVDIDLPDIPEVDQVDPNEQAVTDLLTDEPEPVEPYEPAAVDAWQQGTGSVDLTGLAPGEALPVDDLPVALGVPEGGDAAALAGTWTVDLAAPEASQDAGVSGLIMKVTPPATADPAAEVALNVDYTDFADLYGPQAADRFGVMLLPDCVFDDPDGGDCAVIEDDPEPQTLGAQAVPSEVELVPVTGAGARSARVAGVDEDAPARRVVTSTVPVGPLFGVEPGTAGRSGVDAQATSAGGNVVGVLDTGASASGDFTATPLLFSGSWAAGSSSGAFTYSYQVQVPETAGGLMPKVALGYSSQSVDGRTSATNNQASWIGDGWDYAAGAITRTYANCRQDSKKAGSNNKEHRTADLCWGSENATLSLGGMTTELVRDDITGTWTTANGDGSKVELRKDATLANGDKDGEYWVVTTKDGTRYHFGRHRLPGWSSGDPVTNSVLTVPVYGNHDGEDCYKANNWAGSVCTQAWRWSLDYVEDIHGNAMSLWWAKEKNRYAQNFNFQKSVEYDRGGYLLRIDYGQRSNNIYSTPPLAQVTFDVKERCFAEGSLTCSESNFNSKIPDDYRIWYDTPADLGCIAGRKCWNAGPSFFTRKRLETITTYAQRRSGSTALQKVDEYQLEQSFPVLRTGPNTALWLESISRTGYGVGGDAAKLNAVRFEHNAEDMPNRVKNDNRPGFSRLRIARVVNEYGGETVVTYKKPEGECKTGSGLPTTTAGLKGNQRLCYPSYWHPDATNDDTIDWFHKYVVESVEELPAIDGAISTVTKYAYAGAGWKLAEQEFTKKSRRTYSQFAGFAKVTVLTGPEEPELGSQRTKSVTRYFQGLDDSASVRDAAGTEIAKDREAFAGRVAEELSYASASDADSKWLTRNVTYPAVKELASRARDDGLSPLKAWRVTDTRSKAWARTSASDADARVVETRTTYDEDHGLPTRIESLGDVDKNGDESCTDVEYLHRTDKNIIGLTKQILTSPTTCLAANFTNLSTLSSAGRVAYDGAAYGTALASTTRGLATQTWSLKADGSGYQSDGTTSFDAIGRVLNRTDPDGKVSRITYTPATGQAYSVTEENSLQHKQTRELDPGRAVTLKTTDPNNRVSHAEYDALGRLVKAWAAGRTPSPTAVPDFRAEYALPAVVDDPENPGEKIRKPPYITTFTRGHEGRIQTSVTIYDGLGRERQTQVEATNGGRLITDTLYNSAGEIWQTNNAYLANGSPIGRLFVPYEDPENPGNVPNATLYTYDGLGRVVKELPVLNGAERPERATRYEYGFEHSTVINPQGAASYRIWTDALGRTTKVDTFTDAARTQFTTMHYEYDSRGQLVQANHSANPVPWTWAYDQRGRLTRSTDPDTGATTMTYDHRDRPLTTTNARGVTVWNGYDELSRPTQQRLGGSGGTLLAEYTYDTVPGGKGLPATSTRYTDGLPYTQSVGGYTQDYQPTSTTLTLPESIATTWGLNREYRYDYTYTDTGLPESTTLPAVGSLPSEKLLVRYSSDGLPLSVSGKDWYGSETVYSPYGQVLRSTLGAHPYRVWTMADYDDASGELKRQQVFREVKDSHLVSNRSYSYDNAGNVTAIREHASAIAERQCFTYDPLGQLRNAWTATSQTSCDAGPGTAASPNAIAGPDGTGYWQEYEYDLLGNRTKLVERDLTGRTSTGPIETTYGYGYGMEGGGAQPRILDAVTKTYTTPQGAAIVAEAKRLYELTGEAKSVTSTSNGDQQELSWTYDGQVERITGAGSKGRTAYVGLASKCLDLSSSLAEPNRPIQLYTCNATIAQKWAFVPTPGQNNGNLGTLSIFDSWCAQPAANTAGSALRLQRCDNSPAQQVERLSTGQLKHAASGLCLAVQNGAIANSTPIVLAACAGGVPAQVWEAEDETRHIYGPGGTRLLKVQGQQATLDLGEAQVSVQRGGMLLNTQRTYAAPGGAVMRYAYGSGTSSNLVALAGDHQGSPYAEVALSGEMLMRIRKQDPFGNQRIANSPANLQTNLGFLGAVRDDASGFVPLGARLYDPEVGRFLSADPVLDLTDPVQNNGYTYAHNNPVTHSDPTGLSVSLTPSEMAAALAGAGLSAAMVAQAQANMNRSLVSVILESAWYVLKEFIGINDAINCFGGDMWACGSLIIGAIPWGKIAKIPSVIKAVNRTISAIQAWHAAKRAAEAVLAAARAAEAAALNAKKLAIERAKKAAQAAKKKAADKANTTSNRAANTSKKTGNPEQKQAQAKSNPKASTAASSGAGGKGGGGGKGGGGGDAKPGGKSGASERSSGGTSGGSCKTSGNSFVPGTRVLMADGSTKPIEDVEPGDEVVVTDPETGRTEVDTVTATVTGDGVKQLVKVTIDTDGADGSETAEVIATDGHPFWVPELGEWVDATDLEAGQWLRTSAGTYVQISAVDRWSVPRATVHNLTVANTHTYYIVADDSSLLVHNCGARVVDMQGNEISNPDPLAARLLEHTNQALSEWDAGVIGFSARDHLRITRRPSRANTIKGNILDARVKELAANDPKLGDLFSTPSGMPGPDWVNTGKQVAGVGWYDLTTQRMWGQHVFDYSPNYGPGVGILWN from the coding sequence ATGCGTGGTACCGGTTTGCTGGCCCGGCGGTGGGTGCGCCCCACCCGTACGGCGTTCGTTCTGACGCTGTCCACGGTCATGGCGGTGACGAGCCTGCCCGCCGCCGCGTTCGCGATCCCCGCGCCCGGCATGAGCCGGGTGGACATCGACCTGCCGGATATCCCGGAGGTCGACCAGGTCGACCCGAACGAGCAGGCGGTCACGGACCTGCTCACCGACGAGCCGGAGCCGGTCGAGCCCTACGAGCCGGCGGCCGTCGACGCATGGCAGCAGGGCACCGGGAGCGTGGACCTGACCGGGCTGGCGCCCGGCGAGGCCCTCCCGGTCGACGACCTGCCGGTCGCCCTCGGCGTGCCGGAGGGCGGCGACGCGGCGGCCCTCGCCGGCACCTGGACCGTCGACCTGGCCGCCCCCGAGGCGTCCCAGGACGCCGGTGTGTCCGGGTTGATCATGAAGGTCACCCCGCCGGCCACCGCCGACCCGGCCGCCGAGGTCGCGCTGAACGTGGACTACACGGACTTCGCCGACCTGTACGGCCCGCAGGCCGCCGACCGGTTCGGCGTCATGCTCCTGCCGGACTGTGTCTTCGACGACCCGGACGGCGGAGACTGCGCCGTCATCGAAGACGACCCGGAGCCCCAGACGCTCGGCGCTCAGGCGGTGCCGAGTGAGGTGGAGTTGGTCCCGGTCACCGGTGCCGGTGCCCGCTCCGCCCGCGTCGCCGGAGTGGACGAGGACGCCCCGGCCCGCCGGGTGGTCACCAGCACCGTGCCGGTCGGCCCGCTGTTCGGCGTCGAGCCCGGCACCGCCGGTCGGTCCGGGGTGGACGCCCAGGCGACCAGCGCGGGCGGCAACGTGGTCGGCGTGCTGGACACCGGCGCGTCGGCGTCCGGCGACTTCACCGCCACTCCGCTGCTCTTCTCGGGCTCCTGGGCGGCGGGCTCCTCGTCCGGCGCGTTCACCTACTCGTACCAGGTGCAGGTGCCCGAGACCGCCGGTGGCCTGATGCCGAAGGTGGCGCTGGGCTACTCGTCGCAGTCGGTGGACGGGCGCACCTCGGCCACGAACAACCAGGCCTCCTGGATCGGCGACGGCTGGGACTACGCGGCCGGCGCGATCACCCGCACCTACGCCAACTGCCGCCAGGACTCCAAGAAGGCGGGTTCGAACAACAAGGAGCACCGCACCGCAGATCTGTGCTGGGGCTCCGAGAACGCCACCCTCTCGCTCGGCGGAATGACCACCGAGCTGGTCCGCGACGACATCACCGGCACCTGGACCACCGCCAACGGTGACGGGTCAAAGGTCGAGCTGCGCAAGGACGCGACGCTCGCCAACGGTGACAAGGACGGCGAGTACTGGGTCGTCACCACGAAGGACGGCACCCGGTACCACTTCGGCCGGCACCGCCTGCCCGGCTGGTCCAGCGGCGACCCGGTCACCAACTCGGTCCTCACGGTGCCGGTGTACGGCAACCACGACGGCGAGGACTGCTACAAGGCGAACAACTGGGCCGGCTCGGTCTGCACCCAGGCGTGGCGGTGGTCGCTCGACTACGTCGAGGACATCCACGGCAACGCGATGAGCCTGTGGTGGGCCAAGGAGAAGAACCGCTACGCCCAGAACTTCAACTTCCAGAAGTCGGTCGAGTACGACCGCGGCGGCTACCTGCTCCGCATCGACTACGGACAGCGCAGCAACAACATCTACTCCACCCCGCCGCTGGCCCAGGTGACGTTCGACGTCAAGGAACGCTGCTTCGCGGAGGGCTCGCTCACCTGCTCCGAGTCGAACTTCAACAGCAAGATCCCGGACGACTACCGGATCTGGTACGACACCCCGGCGGACCTCGGGTGCATCGCGGGCCGCAAGTGCTGGAACGCCGGGCCCTCCTTCTTCACCCGCAAGCGGCTGGAGACCATCACCACGTACGCGCAGCGGCGCAGCGGCTCCACCGCGCTCCAGAAGGTCGACGAGTACCAGCTCGAACAGTCCTTCCCGGTGCTGCGGACCGGTCCCAACACCGCGCTCTGGCTGGAGTCCATCAGCCGGACCGGTTACGGCGTCGGTGGCGACGCGGCCAAGCTCAACGCGGTGCGGTTCGAGCACAACGCCGAGGACATGCCCAACCGGGTCAAGAACGACAACCGGCCCGGCTTCTCCCGGCTGCGCATCGCCCGGGTCGTCAACGAGTACGGCGGCGAGACCGTCGTCACCTACAAGAAGCCCGAGGGTGAGTGCAAGACGGGTAGCGGCCTGCCCACCACGACCGCCGGGCTGAAGGGGAACCAACGGCTCTGTTACCCCAGCTACTGGCACCCGGACGCGACAAACGACGACACGATCGACTGGTTCCACAAGTACGTCGTCGAGTCGGTCGAGGAACTGCCGGCCATCGACGGTGCCATCTCCACGGTGACCAAGTACGCGTACGCCGGTGCCGGCTGGAAGCTCGCCGAGCAGGAGTTCACCAAGAAGTCCCGGCGTACCTACTCGCAGTTCGCCGGCTTCGCCAAGGTCACCGTCCTCACCGGGCCGGAAGAGCCGGAGCTGGGCAGCCAGCGGACCAAGTCCGTCACCCGCTACTTCCAGGGCCTGGACGACTCCGCATCGGTGCGGGACGCCGCCGGCACCGAGATCGCCAAGGACCGGGAGGCGTTCGCCGGCCGCGTCGCCGAGGAACTCAGCTACGCCAGCGCCAGCGACGCCGACAGCAAGTGGCTCACCCGTAACGTCACCTATCCGGCGGTCAAGGAACTTGCCTCAAGGGCCCGTGACGACGGCCTCAGCCCGCTGAAGGCGTGGCGGGTAACCGACACGCGGTCGAAGGCGTGGGCGCGGACCTCGGCCAGCGACGCCGACGCTCGCGTGGTCGAGACGAGGACCACGTACGACGAGGACCACGGCCTGCCGACGAGGATCGAATCGCTCGGCGACGTGGACAAGAACGGCGACGAGTCCTGCACCGACGTCGAGTACCTCCACCGCACCGACAAGAACATCATCGGCCTGACCAAGCAGATCCTGACCAGTCCGACGACCTGCCTGGCCGCCAACTTCACCAATCTGAGCACGCTCTCCTCCGCCGGTCGGGTCGCCTACGACGGCGCCGCGTACGGCACGGCTCTGGCCTCGACCACCCGCGGCCTGGCCACCCAGACCTGGTCGCTGAAGGCGGACGGCTCCGGCTACCAGAGCGACGGCACCACCAGCTTCGACGCCATCGGTCGGGTGCTGAACCGTACCGACCCCGACGGCAAGGTCTCCCGGATCACCTACACGCCCGCCACCGGGCAGGCGTACTCGGTGACGGAGGAGAACTCGCTGCAACACAAGCAGACCCGGGAACTGGACCCCGGCCGCGCGGTCACCCTGAAGACCACCGATCCGAACAACCGGGTCAGCCATGCCGAGTACGACGCGCTCGGCCGTCTGGTCAAGGCGTGGGCCGCCGGCCGCACCCCATCGCCCACGGCCGTGCCGGACTTCCGCGCTGAGTACGCCCTGCCGGCAGTGGTCGACGATCCGGAGAACCCCGGCGAGAAGATCCGCAAGCCGCCGTACATCACCACCTTCACCCGTGGGCACGAGGGGCGTATCCAGACCTCGGTCACCATCTACGACGGGTTGGGCCGGGAGCGGCAGACCCAGGTGGAGGCCACCAACGGCGGTCGCCTGATCACCGACACGCTCTACAACTCCGCCGGTGAGATCTGGCAGACCAACAACGCCTACCTCGCCAACGGTTCGCCGATCGGCCGGCTCTTCGTGCCGTACGAGGATCCGGAGAACCCGGGCAACGTCCCGAACGCCACGCTCTACACCTACGACGGCCTCGGCCGGGTGGTCAAGGAACTGCCCGTGCTCAACGGTGCCGAACGGCCGGAGCGGGCCACCCGCTACGAGTACGGCTTCGAGCACTCGACGGTGATCAACCCGCAGGGCGCGGCCTCGTACCGCATCTGGACCGACGCCCTGGGCCGCACCACGAAGGTCGACACCTTCACCGACGCCGCCCGGACCCAGTTCACCACCATGCACTACGAGTACGACTCGCGTGGCCAACTGGTGCAGGCCAACCACTCGGCGAACCCGGTCCCGTGGACCTGGGCGTACGACCAGCGTGGCCGGCTGACCCGGAGCACCGACCCGGACACCGGCGCCACCACCATGACGTACGACCACCGTGACCGGCCGTTGACCACCACCAACGCCCGTGGCGTGACGGTGTGGAACGGGTACGACGAACTGTCCCGCCCGACCCAGCAGCGGCTCGGCGGCAGCGGCGGCACCCTGCTGGCCGAGTACACCTACGACACGGTGCCCGGCGGCAAGGGCCTGCCGGCCACGTCGACCCGGTACACCGACGGCCTGCCGTACACCCAGTCGGTCGGCGGCTACACCCAGGACTACCAGCCCACCTCGACCACGCTGACGCTGCCGGAGTCGATCGCCACCACGTGGGGGCTGAACCGGGAGTACCGCTACGACTACACCTACACCGACACCGGCCTGCCCGAGTCGACCACGCTGCCGGCGGTCGGTTCGCTGCCCAGCGAGAAGCTGCTGGTCCGCTACAGCTCCGACGGCCTGCCACTCTCGGTTTCCGGCAAGGACTGGTACGGCTCCGAGACGGTCTACTCGCCGTACGGCCAGGTGCTGCGCTCCACCCTGGGCGCGCACCCGTACCGGGTGTGGACCATGGCCGACTACGACGACGCCAGCGGCGAACTCAAGCGCCAGCAGGTGTTCCGCGAGGTCAAGGATTCTCACCTCGTCTCCAACCGCTCCTACTCGTACGACAACGCCGGCAACGTCACCGCGATCCGGGAGCACGCCAGCGCCATCGCGGAGCGGCAGTGCTTCACCTACGACCCGCTGGGCCAGCTCCGCAATGCCTGGACGGCAACGAGTCAGACGTCCTGCGACGCCGGTCCGGGCACCGCGGCCTCGCCCAACGCGATTGCCGGCCCCGACGGCACCGGCTACTGGCAGGAGTACGAGTACGACCTGCTCGGCAACCGCACCAAGCTGGTCGAGCGCGACCTGACCGGCCGGACCTCCACCGGCCCGATCGAGACCACCTACGGCTACGGCTACGGCATGGAGGGCGGCGGGGCGCAGCCGCGCATCCTGGACGCCGTCACCAAGACCTACACCACCCCGCAGGGCGCGGCGATCGTCGCCGAGGCGAAGCGACTGTACGAGCTGACCGGCGAGGCCAAGTCGGTCACCTCGACCAGCAACGGTGACCAGCAGGAACTCTCCTGGACCTACGACGGCCAGGTCGAGCGGATCACCGGAGCCGGCAGCAAGGGCCGCACCGCGTACGTGGGTCTGGCCAGCAAGTGTCTGGACCTGAGTTCCAGCCTGGCGGAGCCGAACCGGCCGATCCAGCTCTACACCTGCAACGCCACGATCGCGCAGAAGTGGGCGTTCGTCCCGACGCCGGGCCAGAACAACGGCAACCTCGGCACCCTGTCGATCTTCGACTCCTGGTGTGCCCAGCCGGCCGCAAACACCGCCGGGTCGGCGCTGCGCCTCCAGCGTTGCGACAACTCGCCCGCTCAGCAGGTGGAGCGGCTCTCGACGGGGCAGTTGAAGCACGCCGCCTCCGGGCTCTGTCTGGCCGTGCAGAACGGCGCCATCGCCAACTCCACGCCGATCGTGCTCGCCGCCTGCGCCGGTGGTGTACCGGCCCAGGTGTGGGAGGCGGAGGACGAGACCCGGCACATCTACGGGCCGGGTGGTACGCGGCTGCTGAAGGTGCAGGGCCAGCAGGCCACGCTCGACCTCGGCGAGGCCCAGGTCTCGGTGCAGCGCGGCGGGATGCTGCTCAACACGCAGCGCACCTACGCCGCGCCGGGTGGTGCGGTGATGCGGTACGCGTACGGCAGCGGCACCTCGTCAAACCTGGTCGCCCTCGCCGGTGACCACCAGGGCAGCCCGTACGCGGAGGTGGCACTCTCCGGCGAGATGCTCATGCGGATCCGCAAGCAGGACCCGTTCGGCAACCAGCGGATCGCCAACTCGCCCGCCAACCTTCAGACCAACCTCGGTTTCCTGGGTGCGGTACGCGACGACGCCTCGGGCTTCGTGCCGCTGGGTGCCCGGCTGTACGACCCGGAGGTGGGTCGGTTCCTCTCCGCGGACCCGGTCCTGGATCTCACGGACCCGGTGCAGAACAACGGCTACACGTACGCGCACAACAACCCGGTGACGCACTCGGACCCGACCGGTCTGTCGGTGTCGCTGACCCCGTCCGAGATGGCGGCGGCGCTGGCCGGTGCCGGTCTGTCGGCGGCGATGGTCGCCCAGGCGCAGGCCAACATGAACCGCTCCCTGGTGTCGGTGATCCTCGAATCGGCGTGGTACGTGCTGAAGGAGTTCATCGGGATCAACGATGCGATCAACTGCTTCGGCGGTGACATGTGGGCGTGCGGCAGCCTGATCATCGGTGCGATCCCGTGGGGCAAGATCGCCAAGATCCCGTCGGTGATCAAGGCGGTCAACCGGACCATCAGCGCGATCCAGGCGTGGCATGCCGCGAAGCGTGCCGCCGAGGCGGTGCTGGCGGCGGCGCGGGCGGCCGAGGCTGCGGCACTCAACGCCAAGAAGTTGGCGATCGAGCGGGCGAAGAAGGCTGCTCAGGCGGCCAAGAAGAAAGCCGCCGACAAGGCCAATACGACGAGCAATCGCGCGGCGAACACGTCGAAGAAGACGGGTAACCCGGAGCAGAAGCAGGCCCAGGCGAAGTCCAACCCGAAGGCGTCGACCGCCGCATCCAGCGGCGCCGGCGGCAAGGGCGGCGGCGGTGGCAAGGGCGGCGGCGGGGGTGACGCGAAGCCGGGCGGCAAGTCGGGTGCTTCGGAACGTAGCAGCGGCGGCACCAGTGGTGGCTCCTGCAAAACCTCGGGCAACAGCTTCGTCCCGGGTACCCGGGTGCTGATGGCCGACGGATCGACCAAGCCGATCGAGGATGTCGAGCCGGGTGACGAGGTGGTGGTCACCGATCCGGAGACCGGTCGTACCGAGGTAGACACGGTTACCGCGACGGTCACCGGTGACGGCGTCAAGCAGCTGGTGAAGGTCACCATCGACACAGACGGTGCGGATGGTTCCGAGACTGCCGAGGTCATCGCGACCGACGGTCACCCGTTCTGGGTGCCTGAGCTGGGCGAGTGGGTCGACGCTACCGACCTCGAGGCCGGGCAGTGGCTGCGGACCAGCGCTGGCACGTACGTCCAGATCAGCGCTGTCGACCGCTGGAGCGTCCCCCGCGCCACCGTCCACAACCTCACCGTCGCCAACACCCACACGTACTACATTGTCGCGGATGACTCATCGCTTCTCGTCCACAATTGCGGGGCGAGGGTCGTCGATATGCAGGGTAACGAAATTTCGAATCCGGACCCGCTCGCGGCGCGCCTCCTGGAACACACCAACCAGGCGCTCAGTGAATGGGATGCGGGAGTTATTGGCTTCTCCGCGAGAGACCACCTGAGGATCACCCGCCGTCCGAGTAGGGCCAACACCATCAAGGGCAACATCCTTGATGCGCGGGTGAAGGAGCTCGCGGCAAATGATCCAAAACTTGGCGACCTCTTCTCTACGCCGAGCGGTATGCCCGGACCCGACTGGGTGAACACCGGTAAGCAGGTGGCGGGGGTCGGTTGGTACGATCTGACAACCCAACGCATGTGGGGCCAACATGTCTTCGATTACAGTCCGAATTACGGGCCGGGAGTGGGTATTCTCTGGAACTAG